A region from the Eulemur rufifrons isolate Redbay chromosome 21, OSU_ERuf_1, whole genome shotgun sequence genome encodes:
- the LOC138401397 gene encoding zinc finger protein 280B-like, with amino-acid sequence MEQPYMLCDEEQEPEPQKNIKETKQVDDEDAELIFVGVEHVNEDAELIFVGVTSNSKPVVSNILNRVTPGSCSRRKKYGRLRKDAAHKLQPTSQVMPASEAVTVSPASQSGSRSTDSPIIIEPSSKPDCKNSSPQVVPNSSSELHSPLITCTSSLHHPVKKALSVEGMSESPCVSKRLSTSEVNGVSPKRAKLRDGITEGASSAVSPSGIFHTVNTQQSTPSDNVHTSLSHVQNGVPFPTAFPKDSMHCKPINANLAREKGLAQTDFSTLASQNQTFDPKKGNLIMLLSDFYYGEHKGDGMPEQKTHTTFKCLSCMKVLKNVKFMNHVKHHLELERQRSDSWENHTTCQHCHRQFPTPFQLQCHIESVHTAQEPAAVCKICELSFETDQVLLQHMKDNHKPGEMPYVCQICNYRSSVFADVETHFRTCHENTKTLLCPFCLKIFKTATPYMCHYRGHWEKSVHQCSKCRLQFLTFKEKMEHKTQCHQMFKKPKQLEGLPPETKVVIQVSLEPLQSESVEMASITVNTSDSEPSPPVSKSRISKKKPINATCSKSKIFQTK; translated from the coding sequence atggaacAACCATATATGTTATGTGACGAAGAACAAGAGCCAGAACCACAGAAGAACATAAAAGAAACCAAGCAAGTAGATGATGAAGATGCTGAGCTAATCTTTGTGGGGGTGGAACATGTAAATGAAGATGCTGAGCTCATCTTTGTTGGGGTGACTTCAAATTCAAAACCAGTTGTTTCAAACATTTTGAACAGAGTCACCCCGGGTTCATGttcaaggagaaaaaagtatGGTCGCCTTAGGAAAGATGCTGCTCACAAATTGCAGCCTACAAGTCAAGTGATGCCTGCATCAGAAGCAGTGACTGTCTCGCCAGCTTCTCAGTCTGGATCAAGATCAACAGATAGTCCCATTATTATTGAGCCTTCGTCTAAACCTGATTGTAAAAATAGTTCACCACAAGTCGTGCCTAATAGCTCTTCAGAATTACATTCTCCCTTGATTACATGCACAAGCTCATTGCATCATCCAGTAAAAAAAGCACTTTCGGTAGAAGGTATGAGTGAAAGTCCATGTGTATCAAAGCGACTTTCTACTTCTGAAGTAAACGGCGTAAGTCCCAAAAGGGCTAAACTCAGGGATGGAATCACAGAGGGAGCTTCTTCAGCTGTGTCCCCTTCAGGTATCTTTCACACGGTGAATACTCAGCAAAGTACACCCTCAGACAATGTTCATACCTCATTAAGCCATGTTCAGAATGGAGTCCCTTTTCCAACAGCTTTTCCAAAGGACAGTATGCATTGCAAGCCTATAAATGCAAATCTTGCTAGGGAAAAGGGATTGGCACAAACAGACTTTTCAACTTTAGCAAGTCAAAACCAGACCTTTGATCCCAAGAAAGGAAACCTGATCATGTTACTTAGTGACTTTTACTACGGAGAGCATAAAGGAGATGGGATGCCAGAGCAGAAGACTCACACAACCTTTAAATGCCTCAGCTGCATGAAAGTGCTAAAAAATGTTAAGTTTATGAATCACGTGAAGCACCATTTGGAACTTGAGAGGCAAAGGAGCGACAGCTGGGAAAACCACACAACCTGCCAGCACTGCCACCGGCAGTTTCCCACTCCCTTCCAGCTGCAGTGTCATATTGAAAGTGTGCACACTGCCCAGGAGCCCGCAGCTGTCTGTAAAATCTGTGAACTGTCATTTGAAACAGATCAGGTCCTCCTGCAACACATGAAGGACAATCATAAGCCTGGCGAAATGCCCTATGTGTGCCAGATTTGCAATTACAGATCGTCGGTCTTTGCTGATGTGGAAACGCATTTTAGAACGTGCCACGAAAACACTAAAACTTTGCTTTGTCCATTTTGtctcaaaattttcaaaactgcAACACCATACATGTGTCATTATAGGGGGCACTGGGAAAAGAGCGTACACCAGTGTTCTAAGTGCCGGCTACAGTTTTTAACTTTCAAGGAGAAAATGGAGCACAAGACCCAGTGTCATCAAATGTTTAAGAAGCCTAAGCAACTAGAAGGATTGCCTCCTGAAACAAAAGTTGTTATTCAAGTGTCCCTGGAACCTCTGCAGTCAGAATCAGTGGAAATGGCGTCCATTACTGTGAACACATCTGACTCTGAACCATCACCTCCCGTGTCTAAAAGtagaatttcaaaaaaaaaacccatcaatGCTACTTGCagtaaatctaaaatatttcaaaccaaaTAA